In Stutzerimonas stutzeri, a genomic segment contains:
- a CDS encoding sce7726 family protein, translating to MKELDIKRLLVQKLAQEGSTNALASEFPFDFGRRRADLISIADDKLSGYEIKSYFDKLTNLAVQLKSYISVFDYVYVVCDERHLSKVREIAPSKVGIYIAHDRSLVLKRKAKINNRLNKLVMLDVMPSPFLKQCFKLSAKSKFELCQKISAVSKEKEIRRVLLHYINLRYATQTKLFHNDTSDLVTLDDVFSLFSAPPRNLE from the coding sequence ATGAAAGAATTAGACATCAAAAGATTGCTAGTGCAAAAGCTGGCGCAAGAAGGCAGCACAAATGCGTTGGCTTCCGAATTCCCTTTTGATTTCGGTCGACGTCGAGCCGACCTGATTAGCATCGCTGATGACAAGCTCTCTGGCTATGAAATAAAGTCCTATTTCGATAAGCTTACAAATCTCGCTGTTCAGCTGAAAAGTTACATCTCGGTTTTTGATTATGTTTATGTTGTTTGTGATGAGCGCCATTTAAGTAAGGTCCGAGAAATCGCGCCTTCCAAAGTCGGAATATACATCGCTCACGACCGATCCTTAGTGTTAAAGCGGAAAGCTAAGATAAATAATAGACTTAATAAGCTTGTGATGCTTGATGTAATGCCTTCGCCGTTTCTAAAACAGTGCTTCAAGTTAAGCGCTAAATCTAAATTTGAGCTCTGTCAAAAAATCAGTGCTGTAAGTAAAGAAAAAGAGATTAGACGTGTTCTTCTTCACTATATAAATTTAAGGTACGCTACTCAAACGAAGCTTTTTCATAATGATACGAGTGACCTCGTAACCTTAGACGACGTTTTCTCATTGTTCTCCGCGCCGCCTCGGAATTTAGAGTGA
- a CDS encoding beta family protein, with amino-acid sequence MDWTNFWYFPVLKTKDSELRGMGNIPNSVLKNVLPIYEITRSRLSKNNPLGDISKRIDQIGEIQGNSPFILDVTTDPKQQNLQIESILTPNNGYYCWREVLNSYPGLKICPAIHIDLDLDPTLDQTKLFVKEMARSVERMALRLPTGLDESDYNFIVESVRVNLGNAKLYLLLDDGCIRANVKSVGIQAIADDYSNAYKALLKKPGIKDYVESFVCIAGSFPQSVKDETGEDEHGSFSICEHELYKLLSAKHPALRFGDYAAVNINQIEMRGGTFIPRIDFCTDDRFYYYRYRRNSGSYFECAKKVVKDPLYQTQGTWGDDEILSASKNKPSGISPSFWISVRINNYIVRRVSVLSL; translated from the coding sequence ATGGATTGGACTAATTTTTGGTACTTCCCCGTACTTAAAACTAAAGACTCAGAGCTTCGAGGCATGGGTAACATACCAAATTCGGTGCTCAAAAACGTACTTCCAATTTACGAGATTACCCGATCACGCTTGAGTAAAAATAACCCGCTTGGTGATATATCTAAACGGATAGATCAAATTGGTGAAATCCAGGGCAACTCTCCATTCATACTTGATGTTACAACAGATCCTAAGCAACAGAATCTTCAGATTGAGAGCATACTTACCCCGAACAATGGCTATTATTGCTGGCGAGAAGTACTGAATTCTTATCCAGGCCTCAAAATCTGCCCTGCTATACACATCGATCTTGACCTTGATCCAACTCTAGACCAGACGAAACTTTTCGTTAAGGAAATGGCCCGCAGCGTAGAGCGGATGGCATTGAGACTGCCTACCGGATTAGACGAAAGCGACTATAACTTCATCGTAGAATCTGTCAGGGTAAACCTTGGAAACGCCAAGCTCTACCTGTTATTAGATGATGGCTGTATTAGAGCAAACGTAAAATCTGTGGGGATACAGGCAATCGCGGACGATTACTCCAACGCATATAAAGCCCTCCTCAAAAAACCAGGAATCAAAGACTACGTAGAAAGCTTCGTTTGTATCGCAGGGTCGTTCCCTCAAAGCGTGAAGGACGAAACAGGGGAAGATGAACACGGGTCATTTAGCATTTGCGAACATGAGCTCTATAAGCTGCTGTCCGCGAAACACCCCGCGCTACGGTTTGGTGATTATGCAGCAGTGAATATCAACCAAATAGAAATGCGCGGCGGAACCTTCATACCTCGGATAGACTTCTGCACTGATGATAGATTTTATTATTACAGATACAGACGAAACAGCGGCTCTTATTTTGAATGTGCAAAGAAGGTAGTTAAAGACCCGCTATATCAAACACAAGGCACCTGGGGCGACGACGAGATACTAAGCGCCTCCAAAAACAAGCCTTCAGGTATAAGCCCTTCATTTTGGATCTCAGTGAGAATAAATAACTATATCGTCAGACGCGTAAGTGTACTTTCACTCTAA
- a CDS encoding ImmA/IrrE family metallo-endopeptidase produces the protein MAFIRRKSIDTAKQPLVSDGQLTADQIRAKAKELQLCISPLDIHALTKALGIELLCVPMDDEVSGSLSAYPDKQGWLMKVNSLHHPNRQRFTIAHELGHYFKHRKTQENFVDQNFFRNSNSNRMEAEANRFASELLMPETEFRERVKSLNGSIEAVAQEFKVSTLAVRVRAKSLGMKGHGLD, from the coding sequence ATGGCATTTATACGCCGAAAAAGTATCGACACAGCGAAGCAGCCTCTGGTAAGCGATGGACAACTTACTGCCGACCAAATACGCGCAAAGGCCAAGGAGCTACAGCTGTGCATCTCTCCTTTAGATATACATGCACTGACTAAAGCTCTTGGAATCGAACTTCTATGTGTTCCTATGGATGATGAGGTTTCCGGTTCGCTAAGTGCGTATCCAGACAAGCAAGGTTGGTTGATGAAGGTCAACTCACTACATCATCCTAATAGACAGAGATTCACCATAGCCCATGAGCTAGGGCATTATTTTAAGCACAGAAAAACGCAGGAAAACTTTGTTGATCAAAACTTCTTCCGGAACTCCAACAGCAATCGAATGGAAGCGGAGGCCAACAGATTTGCTAGCGAACTTCTTATGCCAGAAACCGAGTTCAGAGAGCGTGTGAAATCGCTTAACGGTAGTATTGAAGCCGTGGCACAGGAATTTAAAGTGTCTACTCTTGCCGTTCGGGTGAGAGCCAAATCATTAGGGATGAAAGGGCATGGATTGGACTAA
- a CDS encoding pseudouridine synthase, whose protein sequence is MRLDRFLAKLPHCSHRQARLLLASGRAAVNGETVCDGTHEVRVFDRIELDGDVLQAGKPARFFMLNKPAGCVSATADPQHPTVLDLLNEPDKDELHIAGRLDFNTTGLMIITNDGLWSRRLTQPESLLGKTYLVETEDLIDPSCVDRFAQGLYFRFENLTTLPAELELLDARKARLTLHEGRYHQVKRMFGHFNNKVTALHRERMGPLLLDPALSPGQYRHLTQEEIEQI, encoded by the coding sequence ATGCGCCTCGACCGCTTCCTTGCCAAGTTGCCCCATTGCAGCCATCGCCAAGCGCGCCTGCTGCTGGCGTCCGGTCGTGCTGCGGTGAATGGAGAGACAGTTTGCGACGGCACACATGAGGTCCGCGTCTTCGACCGTATCGAGTTGGACGGCGACGTACTGCAGGCAGGCAAGCCCGCGCGCTTCTTTATGCTCAACAAACCGGCCGGCTGCGTCAGCGCCACCGCCGACCCGCAACACCCCACAGTGCTGGATCTGCTGAACGAGCCGGACAAGGACGAATTGCACATCGCCGGGCGACTGGACTTCAACACCACCGGGCTGATGATCATCACCAACGACGGCCTCTGGTCCCGCCGCCTGACCCAACCGGAAAGCCTGCTGGGCAAAACCTATCTCGTGGAAACTGAAGACCTCATCGACCCTAGCTGCGTCGACCGCTTCGCCCAAGGCCTCTACTTTCGCTTCGAGAACCTCACCACCCTCCCCGCCGAGCTCGAACTGCTCGATGCGCGAAAGGCACGCCTGACCCTACACGAAGGCCGCTACCATCAGGTCAAACGGATGTTCGGCCACTTCAACAACAAGGTCACCGCCCTGCACCGCGAACGCATGGGCCCGCTGCTGCTCGACCCTGCCCTCTCCCCCGGCCAGTACCGCCACCTGACGCAGGAAGAAATCGAGCAGATCTGA
- a CDS encoding cysteine-rich CWC family protein, protein MTAPQMRSHCLEAVMTHTLNPSTCPVCGEPNQCGLSNPATATQPCWCFSAEIAPEARERVPDDALNKACICPRCARGELPAKL, encoded by the coding sequence ATGACCGCTCCACAAATGCGCAGCCACTGCCTGGAGGCGGTTATGACTCACACGCTTAATCCCAGTACATGCCCGGTCTGCGGCGAACCTAATCAATGCGGTCTCAGCAACCCGGCTACCGCAACGCAGCCCTGCTGGTGCTTCAGCGCCGAAATTGCTCCCGAAGCTCGTGAACGGGTTCCGGACGACGCGCTAAACAAAGCCTGCATTTGCCCGCGCTGCGCTCGCGGCGAGCTGCCTGCAAAACTCTGA
- the metG gene encoding methionine--tRNA ligase: MSEARQILVTSALPYANGSIHLGHMLEYIQTDMWVRFQKLRGNQCIYVCADDAHGSAIMLRAEKEGITAEQLIANVQAEHSADFADFLVNFDNFYSTHSEENRELSEMIYSRLRDAGHIATRSVTQYFDPEKGMFLADRFIKGTCPKCGAEDQYGDNCEKCGATYEPTELKDPRSAISGATPVLRDSKHFFFKLPDFEAMLKEWTRSGSLQDSVANKIAEWLDAGLHEWDISRDAPYFGFEIPGEPGKYFYVWLDAPIGYMASFKNLCARRPELDFDAFWKKDSTTELYHFIGKDIINFHTLFWPAMLEGAGLRKPTAVAVHGYLTVNGQKMSKSRGTFIKARTYLEHLNPEYLRYYYAAKLGRGVDDLDLNLEDFVQKVNSDLVGKVVNIASRCAGFIHKGNAGLLVADNAAPELTDAFLAAAPSIAEAYENRDFARAMREIMGLADRANAWIADKAPWVLNKQEGKQAEVQAICATGINLFRQLVIFLKPVLPNLAADAERFLNVEPLTWNDHAELLSNHQLNAFTPLLTRIEPAKIEAMIESSKEDLASTEATAQPSGNGELTKEPIAAEIAFDAFAAVDLRIALIEKCEFVEGADKLLRLTLDIGDAKRNVFSGIKSAYPDPSKLEGRLTLYVANLAARKMKFGVSEGMVLAAGPGGEEIYLLSPDSGAKPGQRVK, from the coding sequence ATGTCCGAAGCTCGCCAGATCCTCGTTACCAGTGCCCTGCCCTACGCCAACGGTTCGATCCACCTTGGCCACATGCTCGAGTACATCCAAACGGACATGTGGGTGCGCTTTCAGAAATTGCGCGGCAACCAGTGCATCTATGTCTGCGCCGACGATGCGCACGGCTCGGCCATCATGCTGCGCGCCGAAAAGGAAGGCATCACCGCCGAGCAGCTGATCGCTAACGTCCAAGCCGAACACAGCGCCGACTTCGCCGACTTCCTGGTGAATTTCGACAATTTCTATTCGACCCACTCCGAAGAAAACCGCGAACTGTCGGAAATGATTTACAGCCGTCTACGCGACGCCGGACATATCGCCACGCGCTCCGTGACCCAGTATTTCGATCCCGAGAAAGGCATGTTCCTCGCGGACCGCTTCATCAAGGGCACTTGCCCGAAGTGTGGTGCAGAGGACCAGTACGGCGACAATTGCGAAAAGTGCGGCGCGACCTACGAACCCACCGAACTGAAAGATCCGCGCTCGGCCATTTCCGGCGCAACGCCCGTGCTGCGCGACTCCAAGCACTTCTTCTTCAAGCTGCCCGACTTCGAGGCGATGCTGAAAGAATGGACCCGCAGCGGCAGCCTGCAGGACTCGGTGGCGAACAAGATCGCCGAGTGGCTCGATGCGGGCCTGCACGAATGGGACATTTCCCGCGACGCGCCCTACTTCGGCTTCGAAATTCCGGGCGAGCCCGGCAAGTACTTCTACGTCTGGCTGGATGCGCCGATCGGCTACATGGCCAGCTTCAAGAACCTCTGCGCACGTCGCCCGGAACTGGACTTCGATGCCTTTTGGAAGAAGGATTCGACCACCGAGCTGTACCACTTCATCGGTAAAGACATCATCAACTTCCACACCCTGTTCTGGCCGGCCATGCTCGAAGGCGCGGGCCTGCGCAAGCCAACCGCCGTTGCGGTGCACGGCTACCTGACAGTGAACGGTCAGAAAATGTCCAAGTCCCGGGGCACCTTTATCAAGGCGCGCACCTACCTCGAACACCTGAACCCCGAATATCTGCGCTACTACTACGCCGCCAAGCTCGGCCGCGGCGTCGACGATCTCGACCTGAACCTCGAAGACTTCGTACAGAAGGTCAACTCCGACCTCGTCGGCAAAGTCGTCAACATCGCCAGCCGCTGCGCCGGCTTCATTCACAAGGGCAACGCGGGACTGCTGGTAGCGGATAACGCCGCTCCCGAGCTGACCGATGCCTTCCTTGCAGCGGCCCCGTCGATTGCCGAGGCTTACGAAAACCGAGATTTCGCCCGCGCGATGCGCGAAATCATGGGGCTGGCTGATCGCGCCAACGCCTGGATCGCTGACAAGGCGCCCTGGGTGTTGAACAAGCAGGAAGGCAAGCAGGCCGAAGTCCAGGCGATCTGCGCCACGGGTATCAATCTGTTCCGCCAGCTGGTGATCTTCCTCAAGCCGGTACTGCCGAATCTGGCAGCGGACGCTGAGCGCTTCCTCAATGTCGAGCCGCTGACCTGGAACGACCACGCCGAGCTTCTAAGCAACCATCAGCTGAACGCCTTCACACCACTGCTGACCCGTATCGAGCCCGCGAAAATCGAAGCCATGATCGAATCATCCAAAGAAGACCTCGCCTCCACCGAAGCTACCGCCCAGCCGAGCGGCAATGGAGAGCTGACTAAAGAGCCCATCGCCGCGGAAATCGCCTTCGACGCCTTTGCGGCAGTCGACCTGCGCATCGCGCTGATCGAGAAGTGCGAGTTCGTCGAAGGCGCCGACAAGCTGCTGCGCCTGACCCTCGACATCGGCGATGCCAAGCGCAACGTGTTCTCCGGCATCAAAAGCGCCTACCCGGACCCGAGCAAGCTGGAAGGCCGCCTGACCCTCTACGTCGCGAACCTCGCCGCGCGCAAGATGAAGTTCGGCGTCTCCGAAGGTATGGTGCTGGCCGCCGGCCCTGGCGGTGAAGAGATCTACCTGCTCAGCCCGGACAGCGGTGCCAAGCCAGGTCAGCGCGTCAAGTAA
- the apbC gene encoding iron-sulfur cluster carrier protein ApbC: MTVTREAVEAVLRQYTDPNLNQDPVTAGCVRSIDVQGDHVSVQIELGYAAGLFRSGWAQMLAMAIEQLEGVARAIVQVDCVIKSHKAQDQLESLGNVKNIIAVASGKGGVGKSTTAANLALALAREGARVGVLDADIYGPSQGIMFGIPEGTRPEIRDNKAFIPLEAHGVQIMSMAFLSDDKTPMVWRGPMVSGALLQLITQTAWNDLDYLVVDMPPGTGDIQLTLAQKVPVVGAVIVTTPQDLALLDAKKGVEMFRKVNIPVLGVVENMAIHICSNCGHAEHLFGEGGGEKLAAQYNVELLASLPLSMAIRTQADAGKPTAIADPESQIAMIYQQMARSVGARISQSGQIIAQSMPNIVVTDD; this comes from the coding sequence ATGACCGTCACACGCGAAGCTGTGGAAGCCGTACTGCGTCAGTACACCGACCCTAACCTGAACCAGGACCCGGTCACTGCCGGTTGCGTGCGTTCCATCGATGTTCAGGGCGATCACGTTAGCGTGCAGATTGAACTGGGCTACGCCGCCGGGCTGTTTCGCAGCGGATGGGCGCAGATGCTGGCCATGGCCATCGAGCAGCTCGAAGGCGTGGCGCGCGCCATTGTACAGGTCGACTGTGTGATCAAGTCGCACAAGGCCCAGGACCAGCTCGAGTCGCTGGGCAATGTGAAGAACATCATTGCGGTGGCTTCCGGCAAGGGCGGCGTGGGTAAGTCCACCACGGCGGCAAACCTGGCGCTGGCGCTGGCCCGCGAAGGCGCACGCGTGGGTGTGCTGGATGCGGATATCTACGGACCAAGTCAGGGCATCATGTTCGGTATCCCTGAAGGCACGCGACCAGAAATTCGCGACAACAAAGCCTTTATCCCGCTGGAAGCGCACGGCGTGCAGATCATGTCCATGGCGTTTCTCTCCGACGACAAGACGCCTATGGTCTGGCGCGGGCCGATGGTATCCGGTGCCCTACTGCAATTGATTACCCAGACGGCGTGGAATGATCTGGACTATCTCGTCGTGGACATGCCGCCGGGCACCGGCGATATCCAGTTGACGCTGGCGCAGAAGGTGCCGGTGGTTGGCGCGGTTATCGTCACGACGCCACAGGATCTCGCGCTGTTGGACGCCAAGAAGGGCGTCGAGATGTTCCGCAAGGTGAACATTCCGGTGCTTGGGGTGGTAGAGAATATGGCGATCCATATCTGCTCCAACTGTGGTCATGCCGAGCATCTGTTCGGTGAGGGTGGTGGTGAGAAGCTGGCGGCGCAGTACAACGTAGAGTTGCTGGCTTCCTTGCCGCTGTCGATGGCGATCCGTACGCAGGCCGATGCCGGCAAGCCAACAGCTATTGCCGACCCGGAAAGCCAGATCGCCATGATCTACCAGCAGATGGCGCGTAGCGTGGGCGCGCGGATTTCTCAGAGCGGCCAGATCATTGCGCAGTCGATGCCAAACATTGTGGTGACCGACGATTGA
- a CDS encoding cold-shock protein, whose amino-acid sequence MSNRQTGTVKWFNDEKGFGFITPQSGDDLFVHFRAIQGDGFKSLKEGQQVSFVATRGQKGMQAEEVQVI is encoded by the coding sequence ATGTCCAATCGCCAAACCGGTACCGTTAAGTGGTTCAATGATGAAAAAGGCTTCGGCTTCATCACTCCGCAATCCGGTGACGACCTCTTCGTACACTTCCGCGCCATCCAAGGCGACGGTTTCAAGAGCCTGAAAGAAGGCCAGCAAGTTTCCTTCGTCGCTACTCGCGGCCAGAAGGGCATGCAAGCTGAGGAAGTTCAGGTTATCTAA
- the dcd gene encoding dCTP deaminase: MSIKSDKWIRRMAQEHGMIEPYVERQVRTEGSERLISYGVSSYGYDVRCADEFKIFTNINSAIVDPKNFDEKSFVDIKSDVCIIPPNSFALARTVEYFRIPRNVLTICLGKSTYARCGIIVNVTPLEPEWEGHVTLEFSNTTTLPAKIYANEGVAQMLFLESDEECETSYRDRGGKYQGQRGVTLPKA; encoded by the coding sequence ATGAGCATCAAATCGGACAAGTGGATTCGCCGGATGGCCCAGGAGCACGGCATGATCGAGCCCTACGTCGAGCGCCAGGTGCGCACTGAGGGTAGCGAGCGCCTGATCTCCTACGGCGTGTCCAGCTATGGCTACGACGTGCGCTGCGCGGACGAATTCAAGATTTTCACCAACATCAATTCGGCGATTGTCGACCCGAAGAATTTTGACGAGAAGAGTTTCGTCGACATCAAGAGCGACGTCTGCATCATCCCGCCGAACTCGTTTGCCCTGGCGCGTACCGTCGAATACTTCCGCATTCCGCGCAACGTGCTGACCATATGCCTGGGTAAAAGCACCTACGCCCGTTGCGGCATCATCGTCAACGTGACGCCGCTGGAGCCGGAGTGGGAAGGCCATGTCACCCTGGAGTTCTCCAACACCACCACGCTGCCGGCAAAGATCTATGCCAACGAGGGCGTGGCGCAAATGCTGTTTCTGGAGTCGGATGAAGAATGCGAGACGTCTTACCGTGATCGCGGTGGCAAGTACCAGGGCCAGCGGGGCGTGACACTGCCTAAGGCGTAA